From one Streptomyces sp. R41 genomic stretch:
- a CDS encoding NADH-quinone oxidoreductase subunit M has product MSFPLLTATAALPALGAIATAAVPAAQRVAAKWLALLVSLATLVLAAIVLVRFEPGGSRYQLTESHAWIKDFGVQYELGVDGIGVSLLALTALLIPFVILAGWHDADPHETGSKRWRPTQGFFALILAVEAMVIISFEATDVFLFYIFFEAMLIPMYFLIGGFGDRAHEHGDEAAATQRSYAAVKFLLYNLVGGLIMLAAVIGLYVVAGNFSLQEIAQARANGSLHMATSTERWLFLGFFFAFAVKAPLWPLHTWLPNAMGEATAPVAVLITAVVDKVGTFAMLRFCLQLFPEASKWATPVILVLALISIIYGALLAVGQRDIKRLVAYASISHFGFIIMGIFAMTSQGQSGATLYMVNHGISTAALMLVAGFLISRRGSRLIADYGGVQKVAPVLAGTFLIGGLATLSLPGLAPFVSEFLVLVGTFTRYPAIGIIATFGIVLAALYTLVLYQRTMTGPVKAEVAEMPDLRVRELLVVAPLIALLIFLGVYPKPVTDIVNPAVQQTMSDVHKTDPKPEVEAAK; this is encoded by the coding sequence ATGTCCTTTCCTCTACTGACAGCGACGGCGGCGCTCCCGGCCCTCGGGGCGATCGCCACGGCCGCCGTGCCGGCCGCGCAACGCGTCGCGGCCAAATGGCTGGCGCTGCTCGTCTCGCTCGCCACGCTCGTGCTGGCCGCGATCGTGCTCGTACGCTTCGAGCCCGGCGGCAGCCGCTACCAGCTCACCGAATCCCACGCCTGGATCAAGGACTTCGGGGTGCAGTACGAGCTGGGGGTGGACGGCATCGGGGTGTCGCTCCTCGCGCTCACGGCGCTGCTGATCCCGTTCGTGATCCTCGCGGGCTGGCACGACGCCGACCCGCACGAGACCGGAAGCAAGCGCTGGCGGCCCACGCAGGGCTTCTTCGCCCTGATCCTGGCCGTCGAGGCGATGGTGATCATCTCCTTCGAGGCCACCGACGTCTTCCTCTTCTACATCTTCTTCGAAGCCATGCTCATCCCGATGTACTTCCTCATCGGCGGCTTCGGAGACCGCGCACACGAGCACGGCGACGAGGCAGCGGCGACGCAACGCTCGTACGCCGCCGTGAAGTTCCTCCTCTACAACCTGGTCGGCGGCCTGATCATGCTGGCCGCCGTGATCGGTCTCTACGTAGTGGCCGGAAACTTCTCGCTCCAGGAGATCGCGCAGGCACGCGCCAACGGTTCGCTGCACATGGCGACCAGCACGGAGCGGTGGCTCTTCCTCGGCTTCTTCTTCGCGTTCGCGGTGAAGGCGCCGCTGTGGCCGCTGCACACCTGGCTGCCCAACGCCATGGGTGAGGCGACCGCCCCGGTAGCCGTACTGATCACGGCGGTTGTCGACAAGGTCGGCACGTTCGCGATGCTCCGCTTCTGCCTCCAGCTGTTCCCGGAGGCGTCGAAGTGGGCGACGCCCGTCATCCTCGTACTGGCGCTGATCAGCATCATTTACGGGGCGCTGCTCGCGGTCGGCCAGCGGGACATCAAGCGGCTGGTCGCGTACGCGTCGATCTCGCACTTCGGTTTCATCATCATGGGCATCTTCGCGATGACCAGCCAGGGCCAGTCGGGCGCCACGCTCTACATGGTCAACCACGGGATCTCGACCGCCGCCCTGATGCTGGTGGCGGGCTTCCTGATCTCGCGGCGCGGTTCGCGTCTGATCGCCGACTACGGAGGGGTGCAGAAAGTCGCCCCGGTGCTCGCGGGCACCTTCCTGATCGGCGGCCTGGCGACCCTCTCGCTCCCCGGGCTCGCGCCCTTCGTGAGTGAATTCCTGGTCCTGGTGGGCACGTTCACGCGCTACCCGGCCATCGGCATCATCGCCACCTTCGGCATCGTCCTCGCCGCGCTCTACACACTCGTCCTCTACCAGCGGACGATGACGGGCCCGGTGAAGGCGGAGGTCGCCGAGATGCCCGACCTCAGGGTGCGCGAGCTCCTGGTGGTCGCCCCGCTGATCGCATTGCTGATCTTCCTGGGCGTCTACCCGAAGCCGGTCACCGACATCGTCAACCCGGCGGTCCAGCAGACCATGTCAGACGTACACAAGACGGACCCCAAGCCCGAGGTGGAGGCGGCCAAGTGA
- a CDS encoding NADH-quinone oxidoreductase subunit G: protein MTVTTSAPSGGGEAAVPPEDLVSLTIDGVEISVPKGTLVIRAAEQLGIEIPRFCDHPLLDPAGACRQCIVEVEGQRKPMASCTITCTDGMVVKTHLTSPVAEKAQHGVMELLLINHPLDCPVCDKGGECPLQNQAMSHGNAESRFEGKKRTYEKPVPISTQVLLDRERCVLCARCTRFSNQIAGDPMIELLERGALQQVGTGEGDPFESYFSGNTIQICPVGALTSAAYRFRSRPFDLISSHSVCEHCSGGCATRTDHRRGKVMRRLAAPDPEVNEEWLCDKGRFAFRYAQQRDRLETPLVRDGSGELVPASWPEALSIAAEGLSAARGRTGVLTGGRLTVEDAYAYSKFARVALDTNDIDFRARVHTAEEADFLAARVAGRGRDLDGTGVTYTSLEKAPAVLLAGFESEEEAPGVFLRLRKAWRGHGQKTFSLATHATRGLEKAGGTLLPAAPGTETEWLDALASGVGLEGDGAKAAEALRAEGAVIAVGERLAAVAGGLTAAVRAASVTGAQLVWIPRRAGERGAIEAGALPSLLPGGRPATDPRARDEVAAAWGVSELPHRYGRDAGQIVEAAAGGELQALVVAGVEVADLPDPARARAALSEVGFLVSLELRPSEVTDHADVVLPVAAVTEKAGTFLNWEGRARFFEAALKPDQMTRRLAPTDARVLQMLADAMDVHLGLPDLRTVRGELDRLGAWDGPRATEPLEVAAQLPRPAAGEAVLAGHRLLLDQGRLQEGDDALAGTRHAARARVSAATAAEAGVKDGDVLAVTGPTGVVGLPLQITEMPDRVVWLPLNSTGGGVASDTGALPGALVRIGPATLAAEPPKEVEA, encoded by the coding sequence ATGACGGTGACCACCAGCGCTCCCTCCGGTGGGGGAGAGGCGGCGGTTCCGCCGGAAGATCTGGTCTCGCTGACGATCGACGGCGTGGAGATCAGCGTGCCCAAGGGCACCCTGGTCATCCGGGCCGCCGAACAACTCGGCATCGAGATCCCCCGCTTCTGCGACCACCCGCTCCTCGACCCGGCCGGCGCCTGCCGCCAGTGCATCGTCGAGGTCGAGGGCCAGCGCAAGCCGATGGCGTCCTGCACGATCACGTGCACGGACGGGATGGTCGTCAAGACTCACCTCACCTCCCCGGTGGCCGAGAAGGCCCAGCACGGTGTGATGGAGCTGCTGCTCATCAACCACCCGCTGGACTGCCCTGTCTGCGACAAGGGCGGCGAGTGCCCCCTGCAGAACCAGGCGATGTCGCACGGCAACGCCGAGTCCCGCTTCGAGGGCAAGAAGCGGACGTACGAGAAGCCGGTCCCGATCTCCACCCAGGTGCTGCTCGACCGCGAGCGGTGCGTGCTGTGCGCCCGGTGCACCCGGTTCTCCAACCAGATCGCGGGCGACCCGATGATCGAGCTGCTCGAGCGGGGCGCGCTCCAGCAGGTCGGCACCGGTGAGGGCGACCCCTTCGAGTCGTACTTCTCCGGGAACACGATCCAGATCTGCCCGGTGGGCGCGCTGACGTCGGCGGCGTATCGCTTCCGCTCGCGCCCCTTCGACCTCATCTCCTCGCACTCCGTGTGCGAGCACTGCTCCGGCGGCTGTGCCACTCGCACCGACCACCGGCGCGGCAAGGTCATGCGGCGGCTCGCCGCACCCGACCCCGAGGTCAACGAGGAGTGGCTCTGCGACAAGGGGCGGTTCGCCTTCCGGTACGCGCAGCAGCGGGACCGGCTGGAGACGCCTCTCGTTCGCGACGGGTCCGGAGAGCTCGTGCCCGCTTCCTGGCCGGAGGCGCTCTCGATTGCCGCTGAGGGACTGTCGGCCGCCCGCGGCCGGACCGGCGTCCTCACCGGCGGCCGACTCACCGTCGAAGACGCCTACGCGTACAGCAAGTTCGCGCGCGTGGCCCTCGACACGAACGACATCGACTTCCGCGCGCGCGTGCACACCGCCGAGGAGGCCGACTTCCTGGCGGCCCGGGTCGCCGGACGCGGACGGGACCTCGACGGTACGGGCGTCACATACACCTCTCTGGAGAAGGCGCCCGCCGTCCTGCTCGCCGGATTCGAGTCGGAGGAGGAGGCGCCCGGCGTCTTCCTGCGGCTGCGCAAGGCGTGGCGGGGGCACGGACAGAAGACCTTCTCGCTCGCCACACACGCGACGCGCGGCCTGGAGAAGGCGGGCGGCACGCTGCTGCCGGCCGCGCCCGGCACCGAGACCGAGTGGCTGGACGCGCTCGCGAGCGGCGTCGGCCTGGAGGGCGACGGCGCCAAGGCCGCGGAGGCGCTGCGCGCCGAGGGTGCGGTGATCGCCGTCGGTGAGCGGCTCGCCGCCGTGGCGGGCGGGCTCACCGCCGCCGTGCGGGCCGCGTCCGTGACCGGCGCCCAACTGGTGTGGATTCCGCGCCGGGCCGGGGAGCGCGGTGCGATCGAGGCGGGCGCGCTGCCGTCGTTGCTGCCGGGCGGACGCCCGGCCACCGACCCGCGCGCGCGGGACGAGGTCGCGGCGGCCTGGGGAGTCTCCGAACTCCCGCACCGATACGGCCGCGACGCCGGTCAGATCGTCGAGGCCGCCGCCGGTGGCGAACTGCAGGCCCTGGTGGTCGCGGGCGTGGAGGTCGCCGACCTTCCTGACCCGGCACGCGCGCGTGCGGCACTTTCCGAAGTGGGCTTCCTGGTGTCGCTGGAACTGCGCCCCAGCGAGGTCACCGATCACGCCGATGTCGTCCTTCCGGTCGCCGCGGTCACCGAGAAGGCGGGAACCTTCCTCAACTGGGAAGGCCGGGCCCGCTTCTTCGAGGCCGCGCTCAAGCCCGACCAGATGACCCGCCGCCTGGCGCCCACCGACGCGCGCGTCCTGCAGATGCTGGCCGATGCCATGGACGTACACCTGGGTCTGCCGGATCTGCGCACCGTGCGCGGGGAGCTGGACCGGCTCGGGGCCTGGGACGGGCCGCGGGCCACCGAGCCCCTGGAGGTCGCGGCCCAGTTGCCGCGCCCGGCCGCCGGAGAGGCTGTACTGGCCGGGCACCGGTTGCTGCTCGACCAGGGGCGCCTCCAAGAGGGCGACGACGCGCTCGCCGGGACCCGGCACGCCGCACGCGCGCGCGTGTCGGCCGCCACGGCAGCCGAGGCGGGCGTCAAGGACGGCGATGTCCTCGCCGTGACCGGTCCCACCGGAGTGGTCGGACTTCCGCTGCAGATCACCGAGATGCCCGACCGCGTGGTGTGGCTCCCGCTGAACTCCACAGGAGGGGGCGTCGCCTCCGACACCGGAGCGCTGCCCGGCGCTCTCGTCCGCATCGGCCCGGCGACCCTGGCCGCCGAGCCCCCCAAGGAGGTGGAGGCATGA
- the nuoL gene encoding NADH-quinone oxidoreductase subunit L — MENLIALLVAAPLLGAVVLLCGGRRLDAVGQWIGTAFAAASFVIAVVLFADMLGKSPEDRTLTQHLYSWVAVGDFRADVGFQLDQLSMTFVLLITGVGSLIHLYSVGYMEHDERRRRFFGYLNLFLAAMLLLVLADNYLLLYVGWEGVGLASYLLIGFWQHKPSAATAAKKAFLVNRVGDMGLSIAIMLMFTTFGTFAFGPVLGTEGHPGLVGGATEGKLTAIGLMLLLAACGKSAQVPLQSWLGDAMEGPTPVSALIHAATMVTAGVYLIVRSAAIFNGAPDAQLVVTVVGAVTLLFGAIVGCAKDDIKKALAGSTMSQIGYMVLAAGLGPIGYVFAIMHLVTHGFFKAGLFLGAGSVMHGMNDEVDMRKYGGLRKYMPVTYITFGLGYLAIIGFPGLSGFFSKDKIIEAAFAKGGTEGWILGGAALLGAAITAFYMTRVMIMTFFGEKRWQPDAEGHEPHPHESPKSMTIPMIVLAFGSVFAGGLFSIDDSFLHWLEPVTGHSEGNSPVSALTVTLATMALLVVGAGIAYVQYGRRPVPVVAPRGSLLTRAARRDLLQDDFNHVVLVRGGEHLTRSLVYVDHTLVDGVVNGTAASMGGLSGRLRKVQNGYARSYAVSMFGGAAILIAATLLMRAV; from the coding sequence GTGGAGAACCTGATTGCGCTGCTGGTAGCGGCGCCTCTGCTCGGAGCGGTCGTCCTGTTGTGCGGCGGACGGCGGCTGGACGCCGTCGGCCAGTGGATCGGCACCGCTTTCGCGGCCGCCTCCTTCGTGATCGCCGTCGTACTCTTCGCCGACATGCTGGGGAAGAGCCCCGAGGACCGGACCCTTACGCAGCACCTGTACAGCTGGGTCGCCGTCGGAGACTTCCGGGCGGACGTCGGCTTCCAGCTCGACCAGCTGTCCATGACGTTCGTCCTGCTGATCACCGGCGTCGGCTCGCTGATCCATCTGTACTCGGTCGGCTACATGGAGCACGACGAGCGCCGCCGCCGCTTCTTCGGCTATCTGAACCTGTTCCTGGCGGCGATGCTGCTGCTCGTCCTCGCCGACAACTACCTGTTGCTGTACGTCGGCTGGGAAGGCGTCGGCCTCGCCTCGTACCTGCTGATCGGCTTCTGGCAGCACAAGCCCAGCGCCGCCACCGCCGCCAAGAAGGCCTTCCTGGTCAACCGCGTCGGCGACATGGGCCTGTCCATCGCCATCATGCTGATGTTCACGACCTTCGGGACCTTCGCCTTCGGGCCGGTGCTCGGCACCGAAGGGCACCCGGGGCTGGTCGGAGGCGCCACCGAGGGCAAGCTCACCGCCATCGGCCTGATGCTGCTGCTCGCCGCCTGCGGCAAGTCCGCCCAGGTGCCGCTGCAGTCCTGGCTCGGGGACGCGATGGAGGGCCCGACCCCGGTCTCGGCCCTCATCCACGCCGCCACCATGGTGACCGCGGGTGTGTACCTGATCGTGCGCTCGGCCGCGATCTTCAACGGGGCGCCCGACGCACAGCTCGTCGTCACCGTCGTGGGTGCTGTCACGCTCCTGTTCGGTGCGATCGTCGGTTGCGCGAAGGACGACATCAAGAAGGCGCTCGCCGGTTCGACGATGTCGCAGATCGGCTACATGGTGCTCGCCGCGGGCCTCGGCCCCATCGGCTACGTCTTCGCGATCATGCACCTGGTGACGCACGGCTTCTTCAAGGCCGGGCTCTTCCTCGGCGCAGGTTCGGTCATGCACGGTATGAACGACGAGGTCGACATGAGGAAGTACGGCGGCCTCAGGAAGTACATGCCGGTCACGTACATCACGTTCGGCCTCGGCTACCTCGCCATCATCGGCTTCCCCGGCCTGTCGGGCTTCTTCTCCAAGGACAAGATCATCGAGGCGGCCTTCGCCAAGGGCGGCACCGAGGGCTGGATCCTCGGCGGAGCGGCCCTGCTGGGCGCCGCGATCACCGCGTTCTACATGACGCGCGTGATGATCATGACCTTCTTCGGGGAGAAGCGCTGGCAGCCCGACGCGGAAGGCCATGAGCCGCACCCGCACGAGTCGCCCAAGTCCATGACGATCCCCATGATCGTGCTGGCCTTCGGATCGGTCTTCGCGGGTGGTCTGTTCAGCATCGACGACAGCTTCCTGCACTGGCTGGAGCCGGTGACCGGTCACTCGGAGGGGAACTCGCCCGTCAGTGCCCTCACGGTCACGCTGGCCACGATGGCGCTGCTCGTCGTCGGAGCCGGAATCGCGTACGTCCAGTACGGGCGCCGTCCCGTCCCGGTGGTCGCCCCGCGCGGCTCCCTGCTCACCCGGGCCGCCCGGCGCGACCTGCTTCAGGACGACTTCAACCACGTCGTGCTGGTGCGCGGCGGAGAGCACCTCACGCGCTCCCTGGTGTACGTCGACCACACCCTGGTCGACGGTGTCGTCAACGGCACGGCGGCCTCGATGGGCGGCCTCTCCGGGCGGCTGCGCAAGGTGCAGAACGGCTATGCGCGCAGTTACGCGGTCTCGATGTTCGGCGGTGCGGCGATCCTCATCGCCGCGACCCTGCTGATGAGGGCGGTCTGA
- the nuoK gene encoding NADH-quinone oxidoreductase subunit NuoK yields MNPVNYLYLAALLFTIGATGVLIRRNAIVVFMCVELMLNACNLAFVVFSRMHGNLDGQIIAFFTMVVAAAEVVVGLAIIVSLFRSRHSASVDDASLMKL; encoded by the coding sequence GTGAACCCGGTCAACTACCTCTATCTCGCCGCCCTGTTGTTCACGATCGGCGCCACCGGCGTACTGATCAGGCGGAACGCGATCGTGGTGTTCATGTGCGTCGAGCTCATGCTCAACGCCTGCAACCTCGCGTTCGTCGTCTTCTCCCGTATGCACGGCAATCTCGACGGCCAGATCATCGCCTTCTTCACGATGGTCGTCGCCGCCGCGGAGGTCGTGGTCGGGCTCGCGATCATCGTGTCGCTGTTCCGTTCCCGCCACTCGGCCTCGGTCGACGACGCCAGCCTGATGAAGTTGTAA
- a CDS encoding NADH-quinone oxidoreductase subunit J, giving the protein MSNLAAYSTSTGEAFQFWVLGAVAVLGALGTVFMKKTVHSALSLAGTMIILAVFYLANGAYFLGVVQIIVYTGAIMMLFLFVVMLVGVTAADSLKETIKGQRWLALVCGLGFGVLLIGGIGNASIKDFNGLAKANANGNVEGLAALIFTKYVFAFEITGALLITAAVGAMVLTHRERTERAKTQRELSEQRVREGKHVPPLPAPGVYARHNAVDIAGLLPDGTPSELTVNKTLRERGQIRDVSTEALNDLKALEQRAEERLERTNSGEGSK; this is encoded by the coding sequence ATGAGCAATCTGGCCGCCTACTCCACCTCCACCGGAGAGGCCTTCCAGTTCTGGGTCCTCGGCGCGGTCGCCGTGCTCGGCGCCCTGGGCACCGTCTTCATGAAGAAGACCGTGCACAGCGCGCTCAGTCTCGCCGGGACCATGATCATCCTGGCGGTGTTCTACCTTGCCAACGGCGCGTACTTCCTGGGCGTCGTGCAGATCATCGTCTACACCGGCGCGATCATGATGCTGTTCCTCTTCGTGGTCATGCTCGTCGGTGTCACCGCGGCGGACTCCCTGAAGGAGACGATCAAGGGCCAGCGCTGGCTGGCCCTGGTGTGCGGGCTCGGCTTCGGCGTCCTGCTGATCGGGGGCATCGGCAACGCGTCCATCAAGGACTTCAACGGCCTGGCCAAGGCGAACGCGAACGGCAACGTGGAGGGTCTCGCCGCCCTCATCTTCACGAAGTACGTGTTCGCCTTCGAAATCACCGGCGCTCTGCTCATCACGGCCGCCGTCGGCGCCATGGTGCTCACGCACCGCGAGCGCACCGAGCGCGCCAAGACCCAGCGCGAGTTGTCCGAGCAGCGCGTACGGGAGGGCAAGCACGTACCGCCGCTGCCGGCCCCCGGCGTCTACGCCCGGCACAACGCGGTGGACATCGCGGGCCTGCTGCCCGACGGCACCCCGTCCGAGCTGACCGTCAACAAGACGCTGCGCGAGCGCGGGCAGATCCGTGACGTGTCGACCGAGGCGTTGAACGACCTGAAGGCCCTGGAACAGCGCGCCGAGGAGCGCCTGGAGCGCACGAACTCGGGAGAGGGGTCGAAGTGA
- the nuoN gene encoding NADH-quinone oxidoreductase subunit NuoN, with translation MSATAVHSLWTTAADPISKIDAPKIEYGQLSPTLIVIGAAIIGVLIEAFVPRKSRYYAQVFVSVVALAAAFAAVVALAAGGYGTTKAHIAAMGAIAVDGPSLFLQGTILLAGILGVFTFAERRLDPEAHGNRVDSFAAQAASVPGSDSEKAAVKAGFTTTEVFPLLLFAIGGMLVFPSANDLLTLFIALEVFSLPLYLLCAVARRKRLMSQEAAVKYFLLGAFASAFTLFGIALLYGYAGSVSYATIAQVVDGTITNVDPALAGTMGNDALLLMGAAMVVMGLLFKVGAVPFHMWTPDVYQGAPTPVTGFMAAATKVAAFGALLRLLYVVLPGLRWDWRPVMWAVAIVTMLGGAIVAITQTDIKRLLAYSSIAHAGFILAGVIATSPDGVSSVLFYLGAYSFVTIGAFAVVTLVRDAGGEATHLSKWAGLGRRSPLVAAVFAVFLLAFAGIPLTSGFAGKFAVFKAAAEGGAGALVVVGVISSAIAAFFYIRVIVLMFFSEPRPEGPTVAVPSPLTMTAIGVGVAVTLVLGVAPQYFLDLAGQAGVFVR, from the coding sequence GTGAGCGCAACAGCCGTCCACAGCCTGTGGACAACCGCGGCCGACCCGATCTCGAAGATCGACGCGCCGAAGATCGAATACGGGCAATTGTCGCCCACCTTGATCGTCATCGGAGCTGCGATCATCGGGGTGTTGATCGAGGCGTTCGTGCCGCGCAAGTCGCGCTACTACGCCCAGGTGTTCGTCTCCGTCGTCGCACTCGCCGCCGCGTTCGCCGCGGTCGTCGCGCTCGCGGCGGGCGGATACGGCACCACGAAGGCGCACATCGCGGCGATGGGCGCAATCGCGGTCGACGGGCCTTCCTTGTTCCTGCAGGGCACGATCCTGCTCGCGGGCATCCTCGGCGTATTCACCTTTGCCGAGCGACGGCTCGACCCGGAGGCGCACGGCAACCGCGTCGACTCATTTGCCGCGCAGGCCGCCTCCGTGCCCGGCAGCGACAGCGAGAAGGCCGCCGTGAAGGCCGGGTTCACCACCACCGAGGTGTTCCCGCTCCTGCTCTTCGCGATCGGCGGCATGCTGGTCTTCCCGTCGGCCAACGACCTGCTGACGCTGTTCATCGCGCTGGAAGTCTTCTCGCTGCCCTTGTATTTGCTGTGCGCCGTGGCCCGCCGCAAGCGGCTCATGTCGCAGGAGGCCGCGGTCAAGTACTTCCTGCTCGGCGCCTTCGCCTCCGCGTTCACGCTCTTCGGCATCGCCCTGCTGTACGGCTACGCGGGCTCGGTGTCGTACGCGACGATCGCGCAGGTCGTCGACGGCACGATCACGAACGTCGACCCGGCGCTGGCCGGCACCATGGGCAACGATGCGCTGCTGCTGATGGGCGCCGCCATGGTCGTCATGGGCCTGCTGTTCAAGGTCGGCGCGGTGCCGTTCCACATGTGGACGCCGGATGTCTACCAGGGCGCGCCGACACCGGTCACCGGCTTCATGGCGGCGGCGACGAAGGTGGCCGCCTTCGGCGCGCTGCTGCGTCTGCTGTACGTCGTCCTGCCGGGCCTGCGCTGGGACTGGCGTCCGGTCATGTGGGCCGTCGCGATCGTCACCATGCTGGGCGGTGCGATCGTCGCGATCACCCAGACCGACATCAAGCGGTTGCTGGCGTACTCGTCGATCGCGCACGCGGGCTTCATCCTCGCGGGTGTCATCGCGACCTCGCCCGACGGCGTCTCCTCCGTCCTCTTCTACCTGGGCGCGTACTCGTTCGTCACGATCGGCGCCTTCGCCGTCGTGACGCTCGTCCGGGACGCGGGCGGCGAGGCCACGCACCTGTCCAAGTGGGCGGGGCTCGGACGCAGGTCCCCGCTGGTGGCGGCCGTGTTCGCGGTCTTCCTGCTGGCCTTCGCGGGTATCCCGCTGACCTCCGGTTTCGCCGGAAAGTTCGCCGTGTTCAAGGCGGCGGCGGAGGGCGGCGCGGGCGCGCTGGTCGTGGTCGGTGTGATCTCGTCGGCGATCGCGGCGTTCTTCTACATCCGCGTGATCGTGCTGATGTTCTTCAGCGAGCCGCGGCCGGAGGGTCCGACGGTCGCGGTGCCGTCGCCGCTGACCATGACGGCGATCGGGGTGGGCGTGGCGGTCACGCTGGTGCTGGGTGTGGCGCCGCAGTACTTCCTCGACCTGGCAGGCCAGGCGGGGGTCTTCGTCCGCTGA
- the nuoH gene encoding NADH-quinone oxidoreductase subunit NuoH, whose translation MSPYLAAEDLSMFGRDPWWLVVIKAVFCFAFLMVTVLFSIVWERKVVAWMQLRIGPNRHGPWGMLQSLADGIKLMLKEDVIVKRADKMVYVLAPIVAAIPAFMAIAVIPFGPADNEISIFGHRTTMQLTDLPIAMLYILAVASVGIYGIVLAGWSSGSTYPLLGGLRSCAQMISYEIAMGAAFASVFLYSGSMSTSTIVEQQHDRWYIILLPVSFLIYIVTMVGETNRAPFDMPESEGDLVGGFNTEYSSIKFAMFMLAEYVNMVTVSAVSTTLFLGGWRAPWPISTFWEGANHGWWPMLWFVVKVQLLLFFFIWLRGTLPRVRYDQLMKLGWKVLIPVSVVWLMLVATVRTLRNENYDFADIALYVGGGVLVLLLLSFAADIFRDKQGAEEAPAEPAAFDPMAGGFPVPPLPGQELPPVPRRRPRRERELIVSGGSDTASDGSMDGTRDGKEGSDG comes from the coding sequence ATGAGCCCGTACCTCGCCGCTGAAGACCTCTCCATGTTCGGCCGCGACCCCTGGTGGCTGGTCGTCATCAAGGCGGTCTTCTGCTTCGCCTTCCTGATGGTGACCGTGCTGTTCTCCATCGTGTGGGAACGCAAGGTCGTCGCCTGGATGCAGCTGCGCATCGGCCCCAACCGGCACGGCCCCTGGGGCATGCTCCAGTCGCTCGCCGACGGCATCAAACTGATGCTCAAGGAAGACGTCATCGTCAAACGCGCGGACAAGATGGTCTACGTCCTCGCACCGATCGTCGCGGCCATCCCGGCCTTCATGGCGATCGCGGTGATCCCCTTCGGGCCCGCCGACAACGAGATCTCGATCTTCGGCCACCGCACCACGATGCAGCTCACCGACCTGCCGATCGCGATGCTCTACATCCTCGCGGTCGCCTCGGTGGGCATCTACGGGATCGTGCTCGCGGGTTGGAGTTCTGGATCCACCTACCCGCTGCTCGGTGGTCTGAGGTCCTGCGCGCAGATGATCTCGTACGAGATCGCCATGGGCGCCGCCTTCGCCTCGGTGTTCCTCTATTCCGGGTCGATGTCGACCTCGACGATCGTCGAGCAGCAGCACGACCGCTGGTACATCATCCTGCTGCCGGTCTCGTTCCTGATCTACATCGTGACGATGGTCGGCGAGACCAACCGCGCCCCCTTCGACATGCCGGAGTCCGAGGGCGACCTGGTCGGCGGCTTCAACACCGAGTACTCGTCCATCAAATTCGCGATGTTCATGCTTGCCGAGTACGTGAACATGGTGACGGTCTCGGCCGTGTCGACCACGCTCTTCCTGGGCGGCTGGCGGGCTCCCTGGCCCATCAGCACCTTCTGGGAGGGCGCCAACCACGGCTGGTGGCCGATGCTCTGGTTCGTGGTGAAGGTGCAGCTGCTGCTGTTCTTCTTCATCTGGCTGCGCGGCACGCTCCCGCGCGTCCGCTACGACCAGCTGATGAAGCTCGGCTGGAAGGTCCTCATTCCGGTCTCCGTGGTCTGGCTGATGCTCGTCGCGACCGTACGGACGCTGAGGAACGAGAACTACGACTTCGCGGACATCGCCCTGTACGTCGGCGGAGGCGTCCTCGTCCTGCTGCTGCTCTCGTTCGCCGCGGACATCTTCCGCGACAAGCAGGGAGCCGAGGAGGCGCCCGCCGAACCCGCCGCCTTCGACCCGATGGCGGGCGGATTCCCCGTACCGCCGCTGCCGGGACAGGAGCTTCCGCCGGTGCCGCGACGCCGCCCGCGCCGCGAGCGGGAGTTGATTGTCAGTGGTGGGTCCGATACTGCGAGTGACGGATCAATGGACGGAACTCGTGACGGAAAGGAGGGGTCCGATGGCTGA
- the nuoI gene encoding NADH-quinone oxidoreductase subunit NuoI, which yields MAEEPKETKPGFQNPVAGFGVTFKAMFKKRLTEQYPEQQKTTAPRFHGRHQLNRHPDGLEKCIGCELCAWACPADAIYVEGADNTDEERYSPGERYGRVYQINYARCILCGLCIEACPTRALTMTNEFELADSSRANLIYTKEQLLAGLEEGMVDTPHSIFPGTDEQDYYRGLVTEAAPGTVRQVAVSKGEKAAGEEVEA from the coding sequence ATGGCTGAGGAGCCGAAGGAGACCAAACCCGGTTTCCAGAACCCCGTCGCCGGCTTTGGCGTGACCTTCAAGGCCATGTTCAAGAAGCGGCTGACCGAGCAGTACCCGGAACAGCAGAAGACCACCGCCCCGCGGTTCCACGGCCGGCACCAGCTCAACCGCCACCCGGACGGCCTGGAGAAGTGCATCGGCTGTGAGCTGTGCGCCTGGGCCTGCCCCGCGGACGCCATCTATGTGGAGGGCGCGGACAACACCGACGAGGAGCGCTACTCGCCGGGCGAGCGGTACGGCCGCGTCTACCAGATCAATTACGCCCGCTGCATTCTCTGCGGCCTGTGCATCGAGGCGTGCCCCACGCGCGCGTTGACGATGACGAACGAGTTCGAGCTGGCCGACTCCAGTCGCGCCAACCTCATCTACACCAAGGAGCAGCTGCTCGCCGGTCTCGAGGAGGGCATGGTCGACACGCCGCACTCGATCTTCCCCGGCACGGACGAGCAGGACTACTACCGGGGCCTGGTGACCGAGGCGGCGCCCGGCACGGTGCGCCAAGTCGCGGTCTCCAAGGGCGAGAAGGCTGCCGGAGAGGAGGTGGAGGCATGA